The following proteins are co-located in the Carassius auratus strain Wakin chromosome 7, ASM336829v1, whole genome shotgun sequence genome:
- the tdrd7b gene encoding tudor domain-containing protein 7B isoform X2, producing MADEELVKKMVRAVLQSSKSGVSLSNLQVEYKDLTGELIPYKQLGYATLDALLHSMPSVVKLDKGQTGEVVCHATTGNEMSHITKLAARQRTAKRTGRPQVVNCQMRVKPAPPLALNARPRTSLRQPDHRGRLGRGGGRGGGHGDPLPRTGSLRDSQPDGKGGRPHNTPPNTPTRRPSLPSERSDKRMTLPSRFQKEVHAHLFQNQQQSNAPSILNENTTPSKPRLPHSAPYSPRLVQSRLKEVLNKHSNGLWVSKLPQLYREHYKQDLPSEALKDLEHWTHICTVEKPCSTKPQELLLYPAKETSQIIPHSAATPPTHDKSPFHHKKPQTQRSSSTSKSSTPASPKDLPPDVKQKLGELLLKYSSGLWAHALPKLYQDTYKCKLPEFVLDHLTLLSDICTIDYPMPDNPKRAILYAKVVEDENRNPSGLAGSETKEAVERSLSSQTVPPLVIPREEYPSVLVVEAGDTNSVILRYIGEGYSKAQEKLEDEMREFYGQDSNKVALTSPLTGQLTAVRAEEEEEILRAQVCEVMADKVKVYYVDHGFSEVISKIKLFELHEKFCRLPFQATKCKLAGLESFSQEQAVLKRFESMATGKILLAEILVRQEVPLVVLYDTSQDDDININAACMKALQDKSLESPLKVNSAYMNVNVTSVCSDGTIYCQVPSRGLTKLNEILEKTENYLHSQVTSELLVSRPFCGKICLARYKGKWSRGEITNLHGSRVVDILFVDVGVQASIEVTELREIPPPTLRDLISTPAQALKCCLADLPVSVGSWTPDAVQWLRDTALHCSDCSLKIAKVDEPKRLAHVYLFTSKNFHDTSCSLNQQLADSNLWNHQKDVFLSSRGPSKSLNAPTSPATIQTPSLRSDGQEKAPHTPKRMSSPLGSQSTPPGSPPEQLALPPLLELPEIGQNLDVFVSVACHPGHFVLQPWHDMYKLVDLMGEMILHYNKMEEKPLKVEKNQVCAAKVENNWYRVLVKGVLTNGLVSVFQLDYGKHELVSCTQLRPLTQEFCQLPFQAITAQLAGLKPRQWSEEASIVFRNHVEKKPLVGQLESVQEASQPWDRKVVIYLVDTSQEERDIWLHDIMAEFTDEMSNAA from the exons ATGGCGGATGAGGAACTGGTGAAGAAGATGGTACGGGCGGTGCTCCAGTCCAGTAAGAGTGGTGTGTCGCTGTCTAACCTGCAGGTAGAGTATAAAGACCTGACGGGCGAGCTCATACCTTATAAACAGTTGGGGTATGCCACGCTGGATGCTCTCCTGCACAGCATGCCTTCAGTCGTGAAACTGGATAAAGGGCAGACTGGGGAG GTGGTATGCCATGCTACCACAGGAAACGAGATGTCCCATATTACTAAGCTTGCGGCCCGTCAGCGCACAGCTAAGAGGACCGGCCGACCTCAAGTGGTGAACTGTCAAATGAGAGTCAAACCAGCGCCTCCTCTTGCACTGAATG CAAGACCAAGGACATCTTTGAGACAGCCCGACCATCGTGGACGTCTGGGGCGAGGTGGAGGTCGTGGAGGGGGACATGGAGACCCCCTTCCTCGCACAGGAAGCTTGAGAGACTCCCAGCCTGATGGGAAAGGTGGCAGACCCCACAACACCCCCCCAAACACACCCACAAGAAGACCCTCCCTTCCCTCAGAAAG aTCAGACAAAAGAATGACACTTCCCTCAAGATTCCAAAAAGAAGTCCATGCCCATCTCTTCCAAAACCAACAGCAGAGCAATG CCCCTTCTATCCTGAATGAAAACACAACTCCATCAAAACCCAGGCTGCCTCATTCTGCACCTTACAGTCCCAGGCTGGTGCAGTCTCGTCTTAAAGAGGTTCTCAACAAGCACAGCAACGGCCTCTGGGTATCCAAACTGCCTCAGCTGTATCGAGAGCATTATAAACAAGATCTACCCAGTGAAGCCCTGAAAGACCTGGAGCACTGGACGCACATTTGTACT GTTGAAAAACCATGCAGTACCAAACCTCAAGAGTTGCTGCTGTACCCTGCTAAAGAAACTAGCCAGATTATCCCACATAGTGCTGCTACACCCCCCACCCATGACAAATCCCCATTTCATCACAAAAAACCTCAGACTCAAAGATCATCTTCCACTTCCAAATCAAGCACTCCGGCGTCCCCCAAGGATCTACCACCCGACGTCAAGCAGAAGCTTGGAGAGCTGCTCTTGAAATACAGCAGTGGCCTGTGGGCCCACGCGCTGCCTAAACTGTATCAGGacacatataaatgtaaactacCAGAGTTTGTGCTGGACCACCTCACCCTGCTTTCAGATATATGCACGATTGACTACCCCATGCCGGACAACCCCAAAAGAGCAATTCTGTATGCAAAAGTAGTAGAAGACGAGAACCGTAACCCGTCGGGATTGGCTGGCTCAGAGACGAAAGAAGCAGTAGAGCGCAGTTTGAGCAGCCAGACGGTTCCTCCTCTTGTCATCCCTAGAGAGGAATACCCTTCTGTCCTGGTGGTGGAAGCAGGGGACACAAACAGTGTCATTCTGAG GTACATCGGTGAAGGCTACTCTAAGGCACAGGAGAAGTTAGAAGATGAAATGAGAGAATTCTATGGGCAAGACAGCAACAAAGTGGCTCTGACTTCACCATTAACAGGTCAGCTGACTGCTGTACgtgctgaggaagaggaggagatcCTCCGAGCTCAAGTCTGTGAGGTCATGGCTGACAAGGTCAAG GTGTACTACGTGGATCATGGCTTTTCTGAAGTCATCAGCAAGATTAAACTATTTGAGTTGCATGAGAAGTTTTGTAGATTGCCTTTCCAAGCCACCAAATGTAAACTAGCAG GCCTGGAGTCATTCAGTCAGGAGCAGGCAGTACTGAAGAGGTTTGAGTCCATGGCCACTGGTAAGATCCTACTGGCTGAGATCTTAGTGCGTCAGGAAGTGCCTCTGGTGGTCCTGTATGACACATCACAAGATGATGATATCAACATCAATGCTGCCTGTATGAAAGCTCTACAAGATAAATCCTTAGAGAGTCCCTTAAAG GTGAACAGTGCCTACATGAATGTGAATGTGACCAGCGTGTGCTCAGATGGGACGATCTACTGTCAGGTCCCCTCCAGAGGCTTGACTAAACTCAACGAAATTCTGGAGAAGACGGAAAACTATTTACATTCCCAG GTCACATCAGAGTTGCTGGTTTCACGGCCTTTCTGTGGCAAAATCTGTTTGGCTCGATACAAAGGCAAATGGTCCCGGGGGGAG ATAACGAACCTGCACGGCAGCCGGGTGGTGGACATCTTGTTTGTGGATGTAGGCGTTCAGGCATCAATTGAGGTCACTGAGTTGAGAGAGATCCCACCTCCTACGCTGCGTGACCTTATATCCACCCCGGCCCAG GCGCTGAAGTGTTGTCTGGCGGATCTGCCTGTGAGCGTGGGCTCGTGGACTCCAGATGCCGTCCAGTGGCTGAGAGACACGGCTCTCCACTGCAGTGACTGCAGCTTGAAG ATAGCTAAAGTGGATGAGCCCAAACGCCTCGCTCATGTTTATCTCTTCACCAGCAAGAACTTCCACGACACAAGCTGCAGCTTAAACCAACAGCTGGCCGACTCTAATCTGTGGAACCACCAGAAGGATGTTTTCTTAAGCAGCCGGGGGCCCTCAAAATCCCTCAACGCCCCGACGAGCCCTGCCACCATCCAGACCCCCAGCCTCCGCTCTGATGGACAGGAGAAAGCCCCACACACACCCAAGAGGATGTCATCTCCGCTGGGGAGCCAGAGCACACCTCCCGGCTCGCCGCCTGAACAGCTGGCTCTTCCACCGCTGCTGGAGCTGCCCGAGATTGGGCAGAATTTGGATGTGTTTGTTTCAGTGGCGTGCCATCCCGGGCACTTCGTGCTGCAGCCATGGCACGATATGTACAAACTGGTGGATCTGATGGGGGAGATGATTCTGCATTATAATAAGATGGAGGAGAAACCACTTAAAGTGGAGAAGAACCAGGTCTGTGCTGCCAAGGTGGAAAACAA CTGGTACCGAGTACTGGTGAAAGGAGTCCTGACCAATGGTCTGGTGTCAGTGTTTCAGCTGGACTATGGCAAACATGAGCTGGTGAGCTGCACCCAGCTCCGGCCCCTCACCCAGGAGTTCTGCCAGCTCCCCTTCCAGGCCATCACTGCTCAGCTGGCTG GTCTGAAACCCAGGCAGTGGTCTGAGGAGGCCTCCATTGTGTTCAGGAACCACGTGGAGAAGAAGCCCCTGGTAGGCCAGCTGGAGTCGGTGCAGGAAGCATCACAGCCCTGGGACCGTAAGGTGGTTATCTACTTGGTGGACACCTCACAAGAGGAACGGGACATTTGGCTTCACGACATTATGGCTGAATTCACTGATGAGATGTCCAACGCCGCATAG
- the tdrd7b gene encoding tudor domain-containing protein 7B isoform X1, translating to MADEELVKKMVRAVLQSSKSGVSLSNLQVEYKDLTGELIPYKQLGYATLDALLHSMPSVVKLDKGQTGEVVCHATTGNEMSHITKLAARQRTAKRTGRPQVVNCQMRVKPAPPLALNAHVKKNFIITFTARPRTSLRQPDHRGRLGRGGGRGGGHGDPLPRTGSLRDSQPDGKGGRPHNTPPNTPTRRPSLPSERSDKRMTLPSRFQKEVHAHLFQNQQQSNAPSILNENTTPSKPRLPHSAPYSPRLVQSRLKEVLNKHSNGLWVSKLPQLYREHYKQDLPSEALKDLEHWTHICTVEKPCSTKPQELLLYPAKETSQIIPHSAATPPTHDKSPFHHKKPQTQRSSSTSKSSTPASPKDLPPDVKQKLGELLLKYSSGLWAHALPKLYQDTYKCKLPEFVLDHLTLLSDICTIDYPMPDNPKRAILYAKVVEDENRNPSGLAGSETKEAVERSLSSQTVPPLVIPREEYPSVLVVEAGDTNSVILRYIGEGYSKAQEKLEDEMREFYGQDSNKVALTSPLTGQLTAVRAEEEEEILRAQVCEVMADKVKVYYVDHGFSEVISKIKLFELHEKFCRLPFQATKCKLAGLESFSQEQAVLKRFESMATGKILLAEILVRQEVPLVVLYDTSQDDDININAACMKALQDKSLESPLKVNSAYMNVNVTSVCSDGTIYCQVPSRGLTKLNEILEKTENYLHSQVTSELLVSRPFCGKICLARYKGKWSRGEITNLHGSRVVDILFVDVGVQASIEVTELREIPPPTLRDLISTPAQALKCCLADLPVSVGSWTPDAVQWLRDTALHCSDCSLKIAKVDEPKRLAHVYLFTSKNFHDTSCSLNQQLADSNLWNHQKDVFLSSRGPSKSLNAPTSPATIQTPSLRSDGQEKAPHTPKRMSSPLGSQSTPPGSPPEQLALPPLLELPEIGQNLDVFVSVACHPGHFVLQPWHDMYKLVDLMGEMILHYNKMEEKPLKVEKNQVCAAKVENNWYRVLVKGVLTNGLVSVFQLDYGKHELVSCTQLRPLTQEFCQLPFQAITAQLAGLKPRQWSEEASIVFRNHVEKKPLVGQLESVQEASQPWDRKVVIYLVDTSQEERDIWLHDIMAEFTDEMSNAA from the exons ATGGCGGATGAGGAACTGGTGAAGAAGATGGTACGGGCGGTGCTCCAGTCCAGTAAGAGTGGTGTGTCGCTGTCTAACCTGCAGGTAGAGTATAAAGACCTGACGGGCGAGCTCATACCTTATAAACAGTTGGGGTATGCCACGCTGGATGCTCTCCTGCACAGCATGCCTTCAGTCGTGAAACTGGATAAAGGGCAGACTGGGGAG GTGGTATGCCATGCTACCACAGGAAACGAGATGTCCCATATTACTAAGCTTGCGGCCCGTCAGCGCACAGCTAAGAGGACCGGCCGACCTCAAGTGGTGAACTGTCAAATGAGAGTCAAACCAGCGCCTCCTCTTGCACTGAATG cacatgtaaagaagaacttcattattacatttacag CAAGACCAAGGACATCTTTGAGACAGCCCGACCATCGTGGACGTCTGGGGCGAGGTGGAGGTCGTGGAGGGGGACATGGAGACCCCCTTCCTCGCACAGGAAGCTTGAGAGACTCCCAGCCTGATGGGAAAGGTGGCAGACCCCACAACACCCCCCCAAACACACCCACAAGAAGACCCTCCCTTCCCTCAGAAAG aTCAGACAAAAGAATGACACTTCCCTCAAGATTCCAAAAAGAAGTCCATGCCCATCTCTTCCAAAACCAACAGCAGAGCAATG CCCCTTCTATCCTGAATGAAAACACAACTCCATCAAAACCCAGGCTGCCTCATTCTGCACCTTACAGTCCCAGGCTGGTGCAGTCTCGTCTTAAAGAGGTTCTCAACAAGCACAGCAACGGCCTCTGGGTATCCAAACTGCCTCAGCTGTATCGAGAGCATTATAAACAAGATCTACCCAGTGAAGCCCTGAAAGACCTGGAGCACTGGACGCACATTTGTACT GTTGAAAAACCATGCAGTACCAAACCTCAAGAGTTGCTGCTGTACCCTGCTAAAGAAACTAGCCAGATTATCCCACATAGTGCTGCTACACCCCCCACCCATGACAAATCCCCATTTCATCACAAAAAACCTCAGACTCAAAGATCATCTTCCACTTCCAAATCAAGCACTCCGGCGTCCCCCAAGGATCTACCACCCGACGTCAAGCAGAAGCTTGGAGAGCTGCTCTTGAAATACAGCAGTGGCCTGTGGGCCCACGCGCTGCCTAAACTGTATCAGGacacatataaatgtaaactacCAGAGTTTGTGCTGGACCACCTCACCCTGCTTTCAGATATATGCACGATTGACTACCCCATGCCGGACAACCCCAAAAGAGCAATTCTGTATGCAAAAGTAGTAGAAGACGAGAACCGTAACCCGTCGGGATTGGCTGGCTCAGAGACGAAAGAAGCAGTAGAGCGCAGTTTGAGCAGCCAGACGGTTCCTCCTCTTGTCATCCCTAGAGAGGAATACCCTTCTGTCCTGGTGGTGGAAGCAGGGGACACAAACAGTGTCATTCTGAG GTACATCGGTGAAGGCTACTCTAAGGCACAGGAGAAGTTAGAAGATGAAATGAGAGAATTCTATGGGCAAGACAGCAACAAAGTGGCTCTGACTTCACCATTAACAGGTCAGCTGACTGCTGTACgtgctgaggaagaggaggagatcCTCCGAGCTCAAGTCTGTGAGGTCATGGCTGACAAGGTCAAG GTGTACTACGTGGATCATGGCTTTTCTGAAGTCATCAGCAAGATTAAACTATTTGAGTTGCATGAGAAGTTTTGTAGATTGCCTTTCCAAGCCACCAAATGTAAACTAGCAG GCCTGGAGTCATTCAGTCAGGAGCAGGCAGTACTGAAGAGGTTTGAGTCCATGGCCACTGGTAAGATCCTACTGGCTGAGATCTTAGTGCGTCAGGAAGTGCCTCTGGTGGTCCTGTATGACACATCACAAGATGATGATATCAACATCAATGCTGCCTGTATGAAAGCTCTACAAGATAAATCCTTAGAGAGTCCCTTAAAG GTGAACAGTGCCTACATGAATGTGAATGTGACCAGCGTGTGCTCAGATGGGACGATCTACTGTCAGGTCCCCTCCAGAGGCTTGACTAAACTCAACGAAATTCTGGAGAAGACGGAAAACTATTTACATTCCCAG GTCACATCAGAGTTGCTGGTTTCACGGCCTTTCTGTGGCAAAATCTGTTTGGCTCGATACAAAGGCAAATGGTCCCGGGGGGAG ATAACGAACCTGCACGGCAGCCGGGTGGTGGACATCTTGTTTGTGGATGTAGGCGTTCAGGCATCAATTGAGGTCACTGAGTTGAGAGAGATCCCACCTCCTACGCTGCGTGACCTTATATCCACCCCGGCCCAG GCGCTGAAGTGTTGTCTGGCGGATCTGCCTGTGAGCGTGGGCTCGTGGACTCCAGATGCCGTCCAGTGGCTGAGAGACACGGCTCTCCACTGCAGTGACTGCAGCTTGAAG ATAGCTAAAGTGGATGAGCCCAAACGCCTCGCTCATGTTTATCTCTTCACCAGCAAGAACTTCCACGACACAAGCTGCAGCTTAAACCAACAGCTGGCCGACTCTAATCTGTGGAACCACCAGAAGGATGTTTTCTTAAGCAGCCGGGGGCCCTCAAAATCCCTCAACGCCCCGACGAGCCCTGCCACCATCCAGACCCCCAGCCTCCGCTCTGATGGACAGGAGAAAGCCCCACACACACCCAAGAGGATGTCATCTCCGCTGGGGAGCCAGAGCACACCTCCCGGCTCGCCGCCTGAACAGCTGGCTCTTCCACCGCTGCTGGAGCTGCCCGAGATTGGGCAGAATTTGGATGTGTTTGTTTCAGTGGCGTGCCATCCCGGGCACTTCGTGCTGCAGCCATGGCACGATATGTACAAACTGGTGGATCTGATGGGGGAGATGATTCTGCATTATAATAAGATGGAGGAGAAACCACTTAAAGTGGAGAAGAACCAGGTCTGTGCTGCCAAGGTGGAAAACAA CTGGTACCGAGTACTGGTGAAAGGAGTCCTGACCAATGGTCTGGTGTCAGTGTTTCAGCTGGACTATGGCAAACATGAGCTGGTGAGCTGCACCCAGCTCCGGCCCCTCACCCAGGAGTTCTGCCAGCTCCCCTTCCAGGCCATCACTGCTCAGCTGGCTG GTCTGAAACCCAGGCAGTGGTCTGAGGAGGCCTCCATTGTGTTCAGGAACCACGTGGAGAAGAAGCCCCTGGTAGGCCAGCTGGAGTCGGTGCAGGAAGCATCACAGCCCTGGGACCGTAAGGTGGTTATCTACTTGGTGGACACCTCACAAGAGGAACGGGACATTTGGCTTCACGACATTATGGCTGAATTCACTGATGAGATGTCCAACGCCGCATAG
- the tdrd7b gene encoding tudor domain-containing protein 7B isoform X3 gives MTLPSRFQKEVHAHLFQNQQQSNAPSILNENTTPSKPRLPHSAPYSPRLVQSRLKEVLNKHSNGLWVSKLPQLYREHYKQDLPSEALKDLEHWTHICTVEKPCSTKPQELLLYPAKETSQIIPHSAATPPTHDKSPFHHKKPQTQRSSSTSKSSTPASPKDLPPDVKQKLGELLLKYSSGLWAHALPKLYQDTYKCKLPEFVLDHLTLLSDICTIDYPMPDNPKRAILYAKVVEDENRNPSGLAGSETKEAVERSLSSQTVPPLVIPREEYPSVLVVEAGDTNSVILRYIGEGYSKAQEKLEDEMREFYGQDSNKVALTSPLTGQLTAVRAEEEEEILRAQVCEVMADKVKVYYVDHGFSEVISKIKLFELHEKFCRLPFQATKCKLAGLESFSQEQAVLKRFESMATGKILLAEILVRQEVPLVVLYDTSQDDDININAACMKALQDKSLESPLKVNSAYMNVNVTSVCSDGTIYCQVPSRGLTKLNEILEKTENYLHSQVTSELLVSRPFCGKICLARYKGKWSRGEITNLHGSRVVDILFVDVGVQASIEVTELREIPPPTLRDLISTPAQALKCCLADLPVSVGSWTPDAVQWLRDTALHCSDCSLKIAKVDEPKRLAHVYLFTSKNFHDTSCSLNQQLADSNLWNHQKDVFLSSRGPSKSLNAPTSPATIQTPSLRSDGQEKAPHTPKRMSSPLGSQSTPPGSPPEQLALPPLLELPEIGQNLDVFVSVACHPGHFVLQPWHDMYKLVDLMGEMILHYNKMEEKPLKVEKNQVCAAKVENNWYRVLVKGVLTNGLVSVFQLDYGKHELVSCTQLRPLTQEFCQLPFQAITAQLAGLKPRQWSEEASIVFRNHVEKKPLVGQLESVQEASQPWDRKVVIYLVDTSQEERDIWLHDIMAEFTDEMSNAA, from the exons ATGACACTTCCCTCAAGATTCCAAAAAGAAGTCCATGCCCATCTCTTCCAAAACCAACAGCAGAGCAATG CCCCTTCTATCCTGAATGAAAACACAACTCCATCAAAACCCAGGCTGCCTCATTCTGCACCTTACAGTCCCAGGCTGGTGCAGTCTCGTCTTAAAGAGGTTCTCAACAAGCACAGCAACGGCCTCTGGGTATCCAAACTGCCTCAGCTGTATCGAGAGCATTATAAACAAGATCTACCCAGTGAAGCCCTGAAAGACCTGGAGCACTGGACGCACATTTGTACT GTTGAAAAACCATGCAGTACCAAACCTCAAGAGTTGCTGCTGTACCCTGCTAAAGAAACTAGCCAGATTATCCCACATAGTGCTGCTACACCCCCCACCCATGACAAATCCCCATTTCATCACAAAAAACCTCAGACTCAAAGATCATCTTCCACTTCCAAATCAAGCACTCCGGCGTCCCCCAAGGATCTACCACCCGACGTCAAGCAGAAGCTTGGAGAGCTGCTCTTGAAATACAGCAGTGGCCTGTGGGCCCACGCGCTGCCTAAACTGTATCAGGacacatataaatgtaaactacCAGAGTTTGTGCTGGACCACCTCACCCTGCTTTCAGATATATGCACGATTGACTACCCCATGCCGGACAACCCCAAAAGAGCAATTCTGTATGCAAAAGTAGTAGAAGACGAGAACCGTAACCCGTCGGGATTGGCTGGCTCAGAGACGAAAGAAGCAGTAGAGCGCAGTTTGAGCAGCCAGACGGTTCCTCCTCTTGTCATCCCTAGAGAGGAATACCCTTCTGTCCTGGTGGTGGAAGCAGGGGACACAAACAGTGTCATTCTGAG GTACATCGGTGAAGGCTACTCTAAGGCACAGGAGAAGTTAGAAGATGAAATGAGAGAATTCTATGGGCAAGACAGCAACAAAGTGGCTCTGACTTCACCATTAACAGGTCAGCTGACTGCTGTACgtgctgaggaagaggaggagatcCTCCGAGCTCAAGTCTGTGAGGTCATGGCTGACAAGGTCAAG GTGTACTACGTGGATCATGGCTTTTCTGAAGTCATCAGCAAGATTAAACTATTTGAGTTGCATGAGAAGTTTTGTAGATTGCCTTTCCAAGCCACCAAATGTAAACTAGCAG GCCTGGAGTCATTCAGTCAGGAGCAGGCAGTACTGAAGAGGTTTGAGTCCATGGCCACTGGTAAGATCCTACTGGCTGAGATCTTAGTGCGTCAGGAAGTGCCTCTGGTGGTCCTGTATGACACATCACAAGATGATGATATCAACATCAATGCTGCCTGTATGAAAGCTCTACAAGATAAATCCTTAGAGAGTCCCTTAAAG GTGAACAGTGCCTACATGAATGTGAATGTGACCAGCGTGTGCTCAGATGGGACGATCTACTGTCAGGTCCCCTCCAGAGGCTTGACTAAACTCAACGAAATTCTGGAGAAGACGGAAAACTATTTACATTCCCAG GTCACATCAGAGTTGCTGGTTTCACGGCCTTTCTGTGGCAAAATCTGTTTGGCTCGATACAAAGGCAAATGGTCCCGGGGGGAG ATAACGAACCTGCACGGCAGCCGGGTGGTGGACATCTTGTTTGTGGATGTAGGCGTTCAGGCATCAATTGAGGTCACTGAGTTGAGAGAGATCCCACCTCCTACGCTGCGTGACCTTATATCCACCCCGGCCCAG GCGCTGAAGTGTTGTCTGGCGGATCTGCCTGTGAGCGTGGGCTCGTGGACTCCAGATGCCGTCCAGTGGCTGAGAGACACGGCTCTCCACTGCAGTGACTGCAGCTTGAAG ATAGCTAAAGTGGATGAGCCCAAACGCCTCGCTCATGTTTATCTCTTCACCAGCAAGAACTTCCACGACACAAGCTGCAGCTTAAACCAACAGCTGGCCGACTCTAATCTGTGGAACCACCAGAAGGATGTTTTCTTAAGCAGCCGGGGGCCCTCAAAATCCCTCAACGCCCCGACGAGCCCTGCCACCATCCAGACCCCCAGCCTCCGCTCTGATGGACAGGAGAAAGCCCCACACACACCCAAGAGGATGTCATCTCCGCTGGGGAGCCAGAGCACACCTCCCGGCTCGCCGCCTGAACAGCTGGCTCTTCCACCGCTGCTGGAGCTGCCCGAGATTGGGCAGAATTTGGATGTGTTTGTTTCAGTGGCGTGCCATCCCGGGCACTTCGTGCTGCAGCCATGGCACGATATGTACAAACTGGTGGATCTGATGGGGGAGATGATTCTGCATTATAATAAGATGGAGGAGAAACCACTTAAAGTGGAGAAGAACCAGGTCTGTGCTGCCAAGGTGGAAAACAA CTGGTACCGAGTACTGGTGAAAGGAGTCCTGACCAATGGTCTGGTGTCAGTGTTTCAGCTGGACTATGGCAAACATGAGCTGGTGAGCTGCACCCAGCTCCGGCCCCTCACCCAGGAGTTCTGCCAGCTCCCCTTCCAGGCCATCACTGCTCAGCTGGCTG GTCTGAAACCCAGGCAGTGGTCTGAGGAGGCCTCCATTGTGTTCAGGAACCACGTGGAGAAGAAGCCCCTGGTAGGCCAGCTGGAGTCGGTGCAGGAAGCATCACAGCCCTGGGACCGTAAGGTGGTTATCTACTTGGTGGACACCTCACAAGAGGAACGGGACATTTGGCTTCACGACATTATGGCTGAATTCACTGATGAGATGTCCAACGCCGCATAG